In Alkalihalobacillus sp. TS-13, the following are encoded in one genomic region:
- a CDS encoding GerMN domain-containing protein codes for MRKKQRRMVFVSLLTGLLLLMSGCGLLTEKTNNEIDPPQEVNYLNDGESLEETDKDKDALADGKDAPAGATESHQLQVYLINENGMVVPQTMNMPIAEDPAKQVVEYLVNDGKASNYIPNGMRAVLPAGTEVLGLNIDQGTATIDFSEEFKEYAAEDEMKILQSLTYTLTQFDNVHAVKIKINGEDQKVMPVNQTPIGDNMTRADGINIETNGVVDVTGSKTVTVYFISQNGDDQFHYVPVTRKVNSNENLVKATVDELLGGPSLQSGLLTDMRNEVELVSAPVEEDGVVTLNFNEAILGEAKNTAISDATLNSLVLSLTEITGVDKVQVKVNGKSEVVREDGKLLTEPVSRPVNVNTVEF; via the coding sequence ATGAGGAAGAAGCAGAGGAGAATGGTCTTTGTTTCTCTTTTAACAGGTCTATTGCTGCTTATGTCTGGATGTGGCTTGTTAACAGAAAAAACAAATAATGAAATCGATCCGCCCCAGGAGGTCAACTATCTGAATGACGGTGAGTCTTTAGAGGAGACCGATAAAGACAAAGATGCATTGGCTGATGGGAAGGATGCGCCAGCGGGTGCTACAGAATCACATCAATTACAAGTATACTTAATCAATGAAAATGGGATGGTCGTTCCACAGACGATGAACATGCCAATTGCGGAAGACCCTGCTAAACAAGTGGTGGAATACTTAGTGAATGATGGAAAAGCGTCCAACTACATCCCGAATGGTATGAGAGCCGTTTTACCTGCAGGCACTGAGGTATTAGGGTTGAACATCGATCAGGGGACAGCAACAATCGATTTTTCTGAAGAGTTCAAGGAATACGCAGCAGAAGATGAGATGAAAATCTTACAATCATTGACGTATACACTCACCCAGTTTGATAATGTACACGCAGTCAAAATCAAAATCAATGGTGAAGATCAGAAAGTCATGCCGGTCAATCAAACACCAATCGGTGATAACATGACACGTGCAGATGGTATCAACATTGAAACAAATGGGGTTGTCGATGTCACAGGCAGCAAGACCGTCACAGTTTATTTTATTAGTCAAAATGGTGACGACCAATTCCATTATGTTCCGGTTACACGGAAGGTGAATTCAAATGAAAACCTCGTAAAGGCGACTGTCGATGAATTGCTGGGCGGTCCATCCCTCCAATCCGGGCTTTTGACGGATATGAGGAATGAGGTTGAACTTGTAAGTGCACCAGTTGAAGAAGATGGTGTCGTAACACTCAATTTCAATGAAGCGATTTTAGGTGAAGCAAAGAATACCGCAATTTCTGATGCGACGCTTAACTCACTCGTATTGTCGTTGACCGAAATTACAGGGGTTGACAAGGTACAAGTTAAAGTAAATGGCAAAAGTGAAGTGGTTCGAGAGGATGGGAAACTATTGACAGAACCTGTGTCACGTCCCGTTAATGTAAACACTGTAGAATTTTAA
- the racE gene encoding glutamate racemase: MNNPIGIIDSGVGGMTVAREVMRQLPKERIYYLGDTLRCPYGPRPLEEVRTYTWKMVHYFLERDIKLLVIACNTATAAVLEEAQHKLPIPVVGVIHPGARAAIKNTLNREVGVIGTEGTINSRAYVKALQNIDSKVNVHGLACPEFVPLVESGMIDTRETLQVVYERLAPLSDLPIDTLILGCTHYPILAPVIKKVMGTNVQIISSGAETAREVSTILYYSNRLYSGAGLPEHRFFTTGSSQIFNRLSSEWFDQSVKHIEHIEL, from the coding sequence TTGAATAATCCTATAGGAATTATTGATTCTGGTGTCGGGGGGATGACTGTAGCCCGCGAAGTGATGAGGCAGCTGCCGAAAGAACGGATCTATTATCTAGGTGATACATTACGGTGCCCGTACGGCCCTCGTCCTTTGGAAGAAGTCCGAACCTATACGTGGAAGATGGTTCATTATTTTTTGGAACGAGATATTAAATTACTCGTAATTGCATGTAATACAGCGACTGCGGCTGTATTGGAAGAAGCTCAGCATAAACTGCCGATCCCTGTTGTTGGGGTCATCCATCCTGGAGCGAGGGCAGCTATAAAAAATACGTTGAATCGTGAAGTAGGTGTTATCGGTACAGAAGGAACGATCAACAGTCGAGCTTATGTAAAAGCTTTGCAAAACATCGATAGCAAGGTAAATGTGCATGGTCTTGCATGCCCGGAATTCGTGCCGTTGGTTGAGAGCGGTATGATCGATACTCGGGAAACCTTACAAGTGGTTTATGAAAGACTTGCACCTTTAAGCGATTTACCGATTGATACGTTGATACTCGGTTGTACCCATTATCCGATCCTGGCCCCTGTCATTAAAAAAGTGATGGGAACCAATGTTCAGATCATTTCATCTGGAGCAGAGACTGCACGGGAAGTGAGTACAATCCTGTATTATAGCAACCGCCTTTACTCAGGAGCCGGTCTTCCTGAGCATCGCTTTTTCACAACAGGTTCGAGTCAAATTTTTAACCGATTGAGCAGTGAGTGGTTTGATCAAAGTGTAAAACACATAGAGCATATTGAATTATAA
- a CDS encoding MarR family winged helix-turn-helix transcriptional regulator gives MEKALRMISAHIKQKGREILNDFSITPPQFVALQWLFEQNEMTIGDLSNKMYLAYSTTTDLIDRMENNGLVKRIRDPKDRRVVRIQKLDKGYEIIEEVIKRRQNYLKDLTEHFSDDEIESLHQSLHLLYDKMNSLTTN, from the coding sequence ATGGAAAAAGCACTAAGAATGATTTCAGCACATATAAAGCAAAAGGGAAGGGAAATATTGAATGATTTCTCTATTACACCCCCACAATTCGTAGCTTTACAATGGTTATTTGAACAAAATGAAATGACAATCGGAGATCTTTCAAACAAGATGTATCTTGCATATAGCACGACTACTGATCTGATTGATCGAATGGAAAATAACGGGCTAGTTAAAAGAATACGTGATCCGAAAGATCGTCGCGTCGTCCGCATACAGAAACTTGATAAAGGATACGAAATAATAGAAGAAGTCATTAAACGGAGACAGAATTATCTTAAAGATTTGACGGAGCACTTTTCTGATGACGAAATCGAAAGCCTTCATCAAAGCCTTCATCTCCTATATGACAAAATGAATTCTCTAACTACCAACTAG
- the ptsP gene encoding phosphoenolpyruvate--protein phosphotransferase — translation MSQRITGIGASAGIAVAKVFKLENPALEVEKTTIENPSEEVERFKGAIDQSKIELEGIKEHAEKELGEDKAAIFAAHLLVLQDPELIDNVTGKINDEKINAESALDEVSGMFISMFENMDNEYMKERAADIRDVRKRVLAHLMDVEFNTPSMITEEVIIIADDLTPSDTAQLNRTYVKGFATDIGGRTSHSAIMARSMEIPSVVGTKEITESVENGTTVIIDGIDGVVIIDPSEDEKTEYEQKRARYEEQKKEWAKLVNESTKSADDKHVELAANIGTPKDLTGVLNNGAEGIGLYRTEFLYMNRDQLPTEEEQFEAYRDVLSKMEVKPVVIRTLDVGGDKELPYLNLPKELNPFLGYRAIRLCLDQQTIFRTQLKALLRASAYGNLKVMFPMIATLDEFRQAKAILLEEKEKLEQDGVEVSDSIEIGMMVEIPSTAVMADVFAKEVDFFSIGTNDLIQYTLAADRMNEQVSYLYQPYNPAILRLVKNVIDAAHKEGKWAGMCGEMAGDEIAIPILLGLGLDEFSMSATSILPARSQILKLSKEEVSTHLEDVLQLDTDAAVKQYVQQHFLK, via the coding sequence ATGAGCCAACGTATTACGGGAATTGGCGCATCTGCAGGCATTGCGGTTGCTAAGGTTTTCAAACTTGAAAATCCTGCATTGGAAGTAGAGAAAACCACAATCGAGAACCCTTCCGAAGAAGTTGAGCGGTTTAAGGGAGCAATCGACCAATCCAAAATAGAACTTGAAGGCATCAAAGAGCACGCTGAAAAAGAACTGGGAGAAGACAAGGCAGCAATATTTGCTGCCCATCTTCTTGTCCTGCAGGACCCTGAATTGATCGATAATGTAACTGGGAAAATCAATGACGAAAAAATCAATGCAGAAAGTGCTTTAGACGAAGTTTCGGGTATGTTCATTTCAATGTTTGAAAACATGGACAATGAATATATGAAAGAAAGAGCTGCAGATATCCGTGACGTTCGAAAAAGAGTATTGGCTCATCTGATGGATGTTGAATTCAACACACCGAGCATGATTACTGAAGAGGTGATTATCATCGCTGATGACTTGACGCCTTCAGATACAGCTCAATTGAACAGAACTTATGTCAAAGGATTTGCGACAGATATTGGAGGACGAACTTCCCATTCAGCGATCATGGCCCGCTCAATGGAGATCCCATCTGTCGTGGGGACTAAGGAAATCACAGAATCTGTTGAAAATGGGACAACTGTCATCATTGATGGTATTGATGGAGTCGTCATCATTGACCCATCAGAAGATGAAAAAACGGAGTATGAGCAAAAGCGTGCTCGTTATGAAGAACAGAAGAAAGAATGGGCAAAGCTAGTCAATGAATCGACGAAATCGGCCGACGATAAACATGTCGAACTCGCAGCGAACATCGGTACCCCGAAGGATCTTACAGGTGTATTGAATAATGGAGCAGAAGGAATCGGATTATACCGTACTGAATTCCTATACATGAATCGTGATCAATTACCGACTGAAGAAGAACAATTCGAGGCGTATAGGGATGTTCTTTCTAAAATGGAAGTGAAGCCGGTCGTCATCCGTACATTGGATGTCGGAGGTGATAAGGAATTACCTTATCTGAATCTACCGAAGGAATTAAATCCGTTCTTAGGATATCGCGCGATCCGACTCTGCCTTGACCAACAAACGATTTTTAGAACACAACTCAAAGCTTTGTTGCGAGCAAGTGCTTATGGGAACTTGAAAGTGATGTTCCCGATGATTGCGACGCTTGATGAATTCCGTCAGGCAAAGGCGATCCTTTTAGAGGAAAAAGAAAAACTTGAGCAAGACGGTGTTGAAGTATCCGATTCGATTGAAATCGGAATGATGGTTGAGATTCCGTCTACTGCAGTCATGGCGGATGTATTTGCTAAAGAAGTCGATTTCTTCAGTATCGGCACCAATGACCTGATTCAATATACGCTAGCAGCAGACAGAATGAATGAACAAGTTTCTTATTTATATCAACCATATAATCCTGCAATCTTAAGACTTGTTAAAAATGTGATCGATGCTGCGCATAAAGAAGGTAAATGGGCCGGTATGTGTGGAGAAATGGCCGGAGATGAAATCGCGATTCCTATCCTGCTTGGGTTAGGACTCGATGAGTTCAGCATGAGTGCCACATCCATTCTCCCTGCCCGCAGTCAGATTCTGAAATTGAGCAAAGAGGAAGTTTCTACTCATTTAGAAGATGTCCTCCAGCTTGATACAGATGCAGCAGTCAAACAATATGTACAACAGCATTTCTTGAAATAA
- a CDS encoding phosphocarrier protein HPr → MAEKTFTVTSESGIHARPATTLVNKAGQFSSDIELEHKGKTVNLKSIMGVMSLGIQQGSEITIKANGNDSDDALSALTDVLKQEGLAE, encoded by the coding sequence ATGGCAGAAAAAACGTTTACAGTAACGAGTGAATCAGGAATACACGCACGACCTGCGACAACATTAGTGAATAAGGCAGGACAATTCAGCTCTGATATTGAGCTTGAGCACAAAGGAAAAACAGTCAACTTGAAATCGATCATGGGTGTTATGTCTTTAGGAATTCAACAAGGCTCTGAAATTACGATCAAAGCAAACGGTAACGATTCTGATGATGCGCTTTCTGCATTAACAGATGTACTAAAACAAGAAGGACTTGCTGAGTAA